From the genome of Candidatus Buchananbacteria bacterium, one region includes:
- a CDS encoding ABC transporter ATP-binding protein yields MTKPLIEVKNLIKNYYTDEIETKVLRGVDFVINEGEFVAIMGPSGSGKSTLMHILGFLDHLTEGSYFFDGEDVSKFNDNKLADLRNKKAGFVFQTFNLLPRTTVLENVALPLVYSGYSARLMSKKAAEAIKAVGLEHRANYFSNQLSGGEKQRVAIARALINNPKIIFADEPTGNLDSKNGTQIMGILEDLNEQGRTIILVTHEQDTAEHARRIIKLKDGEIVSDHQVSERRSAKDGELRK; encoded by the coding sequence ATGACCAAGCCATTAATTGAAGTCAAAAATTTAATTAAGAATTATTACACGGACGAAATTGAAACGAAAGTTTTGAGGGGTGTTGATTTTGTCATTAATGAAGGTGAATTTGTGGCGATTATGGGGCCATCGGGTTCGGGCAAATCAACCTTGATGCACATTTTAGGATTTTTAGATCACTTAACCGAAGGCAGTTATTTTTTTGACGGCGAGGATGTCTCTAAATTTAACGACAACAAGCTGGCTGACTTGCGCAATAAAAAAGCCGGCTTTGTGTTCCAGACGTTTAACCTGTTGCCGCGAACGACCGTGTTGGAGAATGTCGCTTTGCCTTTGGTATATTCCGGTTACTCAGCGCGCCTGATGAGTAAGAAAGCAGCAGAAGCAATTAAAGCGGTTGGGCTGGAGCACCGGGCGAATTATTTTTCTAACCAACTGTCAGGCGGCGAAAAACAGCGTGTAGCAATCGCCCGGGCGCTGATTAATAACCCAAAAATTATTTTCGCGGACGAGCCAACCGGTAATCTCGATTCTAAAAATGGCACCCAAATTATGGGTATTCTGGAAGATTTAAATGAACAAGGCAGGACGATCATTTTGGTTACTCATGAACAGGACACGGCGGAACACGCCAGGCGGATTATTAAATTAAAAGATGGTGAAATTGTTTCTGATCACCAGGTGTCTGAACGCCGTTCGGCTAAGGATGGCGAGCTCCGTAAATAG
- the thyA gene encoding thymidylate synthase gives MKAYLDIVKKVLTDGTKKENRTGIDTISIAGMMFEHDMAEGYPLLTTKKVPFRLVASELEFFIKGLTDKQWLIDRNNHIWDEWANPKKAPYGHDEAAKNKMAAERDLGAIYGFQWRHFNAAYDNFDSNYSGQGVDQLKKLVETIKTNPNDRRMIVSAWNPLQMNEMALPPCHYLFQVVITGNKLNLMWNQRSVDVMLGLPFNIASYSLLLHLLAKETGYQEGRLVGFLGDVHIYENHIKGAKEQLSRDPNKYKLPTVETKNFQSIFEWQYTDTELINYQSYPTIKLEIAV, from the coding sequence ATGAAAGCATACCTAGACATTGTTAAAAAAGTTCTAACCGACGGAACTAAAAAAGAAAATCGTACCGGTATTGATACCATTTCAATCGCCGGCATGATGTTTGAACATGATATGGCCGAAGGCTACCCGTTGCTCACCACTAAAAAAGTACCATTTCGCCTAGTCGCTAGCGAACTTGAATTCTTTATCAAAGGCTTAACCGACAAACAGTGGCTAATTGACCGCAATAACCACATTTGGGATGAATGGGCCAACCCTAAAAAAGCGCCATACGGCCACGACGAAGCGGCCAAAAACAAAATGGCTGCTGAACGCGACTTGGGCGCGATTTATGGCTTTCAGTGGCGGCATTTCAATGCCGCTTATGATAATTTTGATTCAAATTACTCCGGCCAAGGCGTTGATCAACTCAAAAAACTGGTTGAAACGATTAAAACTAATCCCAACGATCGCCGAATGATTGTTTCAGCCTGGAACCCATTACAAATGAACGAAATGGCGTTGCCTCCATGCCACTACTTATTTCAAGTAGTTATAACAGGCAACAAATTAAATTTAATGTGGAATCAGCGTTCCGTTGACGTCATGTTAGGCCTGCCATTTAACATCGCCAGCTATTCCCTGCTACTTCACCTGTTAGCCAAAGAAACCGGCTACCAGGAAGGCCGCCTGGTTGGTTTTTTAGGTGATGTTCATATTTATGAAAATCATATTAAAGGTGCTAAAGAACAACTCTCTCGCGATCCGAATAAATATAAACTCCCCACAGTTGAAACTAAAAATTTCCAATCAATCTTTGAGTGGCAATATACCGACACCGAATTAATTAATTACCAAAGCTATCCGACCATTAAGCTTGAAATCGCTGTTTAA
- a CDS encoding dihydrofolate reductase, translating to MKIILMMAMTADGIIAKHKDHTADWTTKADKKAFIAETKKHGVIIMGETTFNTIGRPLPGRLNLILTLTPEKYQEQVQPGLLEFMNAPAETVVQTLEQRGFTSAVLGGGARTNSFFLKANLVDEILITVEPKIFGMGMNFTEGEDLDLNLQLLAAKEIGDQAVQLHYKIIK from the coding sequence ATGAAAATAATTCTCATGATGGCAATGACTGCCGATGGCATTATTGCTAAACACAAAGACCATACTGCTGACTGGACCACCAAAGCCGATAAAAAAGCATTTATCGCCGAAACTAAAAAACATGGGGTCATCATTATGGGCGAAACCACATTTAACACCATTGGCCGCCCCTTGCCTGGACGACTGAATTTAATTTTAACGCTAACGCCGGAAAAATATCAGGAGCAAGTTCAACCAGGTTTGTTGGAATTTATGAACGCCCCAGCTGAAACAGTGGTACAAACCCTGGAGCAACGAGGCTTTACGTCAGCGGTACTTGGTGGTGGCGCCAGAACAAACTCTTTCTTTTTAAAAGCAAATTTAGTAGATGAGATTTTAATTACGGTTGAACCAAAAATTTTTGGAATGGGTATGAACTTTACCGAAGGTGAAGACCTCGACCTTAATTTACAGCTTCTGGCGGCAAAAGAAATTGGAGACCAGGCCGTTCAGCTTCATTACAAAATAATAAAATAA
- a CDS encoding dCMP deaminase, translating into MAEERKHYRPNWDDYFMAIAKIVAARGTCDRLYASAVLVKDNRIISTGYNGSPPGLPHCNDVGHLMEEGHCVRTIHAEHNAILQAAAQGGTSTIGSTIYMKYSPCIHCTKYIISAGIKRVVFEKIYRNQKVTEMFKQAGVVVEEYKSNPAWQEEILKIFSEETPTRINEGEVKLEEKNEA; encoded by the coding sequence ATGGCTGAAGAACGCAAGCATTATCGTCCAAATTGGGATGACTATTTCATGGCAATTGCCAAAATAGTGGCGGCTAGAGGAACCTGCGACCGACTCTACGCCTCAGCGGTTTTGGTGAAAGACAACAGAATAATCTCAACCGGTTATAATGGTTCGCCGCCAGGTTTGCCCCACTGTAATGATGTTGGCCATTTAATGGAAGAGGGCCACTGTGTCCGCACAATTCATGCCGAACATAATGCAATTTTACAAGCGGCCGCCCAGGGTGGTACCAGTACCATCGGCTCAACCATCTACATGAAATACAGCCCATGCATTCACTGCACTAAATATATTATCTCAGCCGGCATAAAAAGGGTTGTGTTTGAAAAAATTTATCGCAATCAAAAAGTTACCGAAATGTTCAAACAGGCAGGCGTTGTTGTTGAAGAATACAAATCAAATCCGGCCTGGCAGGAAGAAATCCTCAAAATATTTTCCGAAGAAACACCAACTCGCATTAATGAGGGCGAAGTTAAATTGGAGGAAAAAAATGAAGCCTAA
- the nusG gene encoding transcription termination/antitermination protein NusG: MPKQTLQQGRRWYVIHTYSGYEENVKRNLEQRIESMDMEDKIFNVLIPTEKKIKIKNGKRKVVTEKIFPGYVLVEMVVDDNSWYVVRNTPNVTGFIGSGTTPTPISESEIKNLQKRMGVEEPTFKIDVTVGAPVRITDGPFKGYEGKVNKIDEDRGKIKVLVSMFGRETPVELDFLQVKKI; the protein is encoded by the coding sequence ATGCCAAAACAAACACTACAACAAGGTCGTCGCTGGTACGTCATCCATACCTACTCCGGTTACGAGGAAAACGTCAAACGAAACCTCGAACAGCGTATTGAATCAATGGATATGGAAGATAAAATTTTTAATGTTTTGATCCCTACCGAAAAAAAGATCAAGATTAAAAACGGCAAACGTAAAGTAGTAACTGAGAAAATCTTTCCTGGCTACGTCCTGGTTGAAATGGTTGTTGATGATAACTCCTGGTACGTCGTGCGAAACACCCCGAACGTTACCGGTTTCATCGGTTCTGGCACTACCCCAACCCCCATTTCTGAAAGTGAAATTAAAAACTTACAGAAACGAATGGGTGTTGAAGAACCAACCTTCAAAATTGATGTCACTGTCGGCGCGCCAGTTCGAATCACCGACGGCCCGTTCAAAGGTTATGAAGGTAAAGTCAATAAAATTGATGAGGATCGCGGTAAAATTAAAGTCTTGGTTTCGATGTTTGGCCGCGAAACGCCAGTTGAGCTCGATTTCCTACAAGTTAAAAAAATCTAA
- the rplA gene encoding 50S ribosomal protein L1, translating into MKRSKRYQELIKKVDKTKVYSIEEAIKLIKETGKTKFDSSVEVHARLGIDPKKSDQQVRGAVSLPHGTGKTKRIAAFVMPDKEKEAKEAGADVVGGQELIEEIKKTGKCDFDVAVATPDIMPKMAVVAKTLGPRGLMPSPKNETITTNLKKTIGELKKGKVSFKNDDTSNVHQIIGKVSFDDKQLLENYTAFIDVLKKSKPSSAKGTFIQNVSISSTMGPGIKVQL; encoded by the coding sequence ATGAAACGTTCAAAGCGTTATCAGGAATTAATCAAAAAGGTTGATAAGACAAAAGTCTATTCAATCGAAGAAGCAATTAAATTGATCAAAGAAACGGGAAAAACTAAGTTTGATAGTTCCGTTGAAGTCCACGCCCGGCTCGGGATTGATCCCAAAAAAAGTGATCAGCAGGTCCGCGGCGCGGTCAGTCTTCCCCATGGCACCGGCAAAACCAAAAGAATCGCCGCTTTCGTCATGCCTGACAAAGAAAAAGAGGCCAAAGAAGCCGGCGCTGACGTTGTTGGCGGTCAAGAGTTGATTGAAGAAATCAAAAAAACCGGCAAGTGCGACTTTGACGTTGCCGTTGCCACTCCAGACATCATGCCAAAAATGGCTGTTGTCGCCAAAACCCTTGGACCACGAGGATTAATGCCGTCGCCGAAAAATGAAACAATTACGACAAATCTTAAAAAAACCATTGGCGAACTGAAAAAAGGCAAAGTTAGCTTCAAAAATGATGACACCTCAAACGTTCACCAGATTATTGGCAAAGTTTCATTTGACGATAAACAGCTGTTAGAAAATTATACCGCTTTCATTGACGTCTTAAAAAAATCAAAGCCGTCTTCAGCAAAAGGAACTTTCATCCAAAATGTCAGTATTAGCTCAACAATGGGTCCTGGCATTAAAGTTCAACTCTAA
- the rplK gene encoding 50S ribosomal protein L11, translating into MAKKVKTVIKLQITGGQANPAPPVGPALGQHGLNIAEFCQRFNEATRDRQGEVTPVEITVYEDRTYSFITKTPPAAELLKKVAGVPKGSGEPLKKKIGKITRAQIKDIAQKKMPDLNAKDIEGAMKIIEGTARQMGLEVVD; encoded by the coding sequence ATGGCTAAGAAAGTAAAAACAGTTATTAAACTGCAAATCACCGGGGGGCAAGCTAATCCAGCACCACCAGTTGGTCCGGCGCTCGGTCAGCATGGTTTAAACATTGCTGAATTCTGTCAGCGTTTTAATGAGGCAACCCGCGATCGTCAGGGCGAAGTGACACCGGTTGAAATCACTGTCTATGAAGATCGAACTTATAGTTTTATCACTAAAACCCCTCCTGCCGCTGAACTACTAAAGAAAGTGGCCGGCGTGCCCAAGGGTTCAGGCGAGCCGCTTAAGAAAAAAATCGGCAAAATCACCCGGGCTCAGATTAAAGATATCGCTCAAAAGAAAATGCCCGATTTAAACGCCAAAGATATCGAAGGCGCAATGAAGATTATTGAAGGCACTGCCCGACAGATGGGCTTGGAAGTTGTTGACTAA
- the secE gene encoding preprotein translocase subunit SecE, with protein sequence MNRLVNYLKASQLELKKVVWPSKKEVITHTMLVIGISVGVALFLGVTDYVLTLLLDILL encoded by the coding sequence ATTAACCGCTTAGTGAACTATCTAAAAGCTTCACAACTGGAGCTTAAAAAAGTAGTATGGCCTTCCAAAAAGGAAGTTATTACCCACACCATGCTGGTAATCGGCATTAGTGTCGGCGTGGCTTTATTTTTGGGCGTTACCGACTACGTCTTAACGCTGCTATTGGACATCCTGCTTTAA
- a CDS encoding DUF3160 domain-containing protein, with the protein MEDKKVFYIIAIVIILALIVTGVILLFFYFQKTSTTPDPNAVANVNQNQTAGTLPNNQTVGDPNDPNNAAAASLAKEKQFISSFWRPSEISFNPSLPTYQTPITEIKNQIVNYRDFSRKIDVESSLEKLAANSFVVIADPFKSQSSDWETSYKLIRENELPIFISTDSVAGVYQTTLHVIYKEIEQDIFYPSLWKLLNQLYQKNKARYDQKLKQFGIQTDLLTEANRLELSYLAVALKLLQPDVAQIREPLSTDDNKFFTPQEAGQYAFNIPDYLDKEVTGEIELITKKIKGAESKVFLYPKNYQVFDVPEQYRTSEKLKNYYLAITWLNEGFFPLWHQDNDCADCLLDEQDHQINLVAALLLSTDLASDQNLKNSWANIYKSISFFRGLESNLTYIDYAQSLKNIFGDDYDIEQLFSADNATVKERISLIQEALGSVTFLSALGGDNQSKPNTGLRLLRNYHLLENKLFNRLTYQATGEYLGETKNVVLPFTGCNVEKLFLRCWPTSLDLFNLLGNQTAANILSENKNNLYQNYQPNLNQLKEELTKFDQNTWHDNAYLSLLSALQKINHDNTAGYPVFMTTDAWRKKTLTTSLGAWVDFHKEINFERSETKESGGLGSYFPYGYVEPQVAFYGELLSNVKMIIEGFNTLQIISPVSRSYERLNNLKITLEKLADISKKELENTSLEQTDYEFINNFNKHIRTFIGDVRKESIQNTHTLRFPLENNRLLDQKNKGLDYLIVAYPNSTGQLFFAIGPVYSFTEEKNGGAASTNWQTDYKIK; encoded by the coding sequence ATGGAGGACAAAAAAGTATTTTATATTATTGCCATAGTAATTATACTGGCTTTAATTGTAACCGGGGTAATCCTGCTATTTTTTTATTTTCAAAAAACCAGTACCACCCCTGATCCCAATGCAGTCGCAAACGTCAATCAGAATCAAACTGCCGGAACCCTGCCAAATAACCAAACAGTTGGCGATCCAAATGACCCCAATAACGCCGCTGCCGCCTCTTTAGCCAAAGAAAAACAATTTATTTCATCATTCTGGCGTCCGAGCGAAATCAGCTTTAACCCAAGCCTGCCAACTTACCAGACTCCCATTACTGAAATCAAAAATCAAATTGTTAATTATCGAGACTTTTCAAGAAAAATTGATGTTGAATCTAGTCTCGAAAAATTAGCAGCAAATAGTTTCGTCGTCATCGCAGATCCGTTCAAATCGCAGTCATCTGACTGGGAAACAAGTTATAAATTAATCAGGGAAAACGAGTTGCCCATATTTATCAGCACCGATTCTGTAGCCGGAGTATATCAAACCACTTTGCATGTTATCTATAAAGAAATTGAACAAGATATTTTTTATCCGTCGCTTTGGAAATTACTAAACCAACTTTACCAGAAAAATAAAGCACGCTATGACCAAAAGCTCAAACAATTTGGTATTCAAACTGACTTACTGACTGAAGCTAACCGCCTTGAATTGTCCTACCTAGCCGTGGCTCTCAAACTCCTCCAGCCGGATGTGGCTCAAATTAGAGAGCCGCTCTCAACTGATGACAATAAATTTTTTACGCCCCAAGAAGCAGGTCAATATGCTTTTAACATCCCCGATTATCTTGATAAAGAAGTGACTGGCGAAATTGAATTAATTACCAAAAAAATCAAGGGTGCTGAATCAAAGGTTTTTCTTTATCCAAAAAATTATCAAGTTTTTGACGTTCCTGAACAATATCGTACTTCAGAAAAACTCAAAAATTATTACCTGGCGATCACCTGGCTCAACGAAGGATTTTTCCCGCTCTGGCATCAGGATAATGACTGTGCTGATTGTCTACTTGACGAACAAGATCATCAGATCAACTTGGTGGCAGCACTGTTGCTCAGCACCGATCTAGCCAGTGATCAAAATCTTAAAAACAGTTGGGCTAATATTTATAAATCAATTTCCTTTTTCAGAGGCTTGGAATCAAACTTAACTTACATTGACTATGCCCAATCACTAAAAAATATTTTTGGGGATGACTACGATATTGAACAATTATTTAGCGCTGACAATGCCACCGTTAAAGAACGAATCAGTCTTATCCAAGAAGCACTTGGCTCCGTCACATTTTTGAGTGCACTTGGTGGCGATAACCAGTCCAAACCAAATACTGGCCTGCGCCTGCTTAGAAACTACCATCTATTAGAAAATAAACTCTTTAACCGATTAACCTATCAGGCTACCGGAGAATATCTTGGCGAAACTAAAAATGTTGTCTTGCCATTCACCGGTTGTAATGTTGAAAAATTATTCCTACGATGCTGGCCGACCAGCCTTGATTTATTCAACCTGCTTGGCAATCAAACAGCTGCTAATATCTTAAGCGAGAATAAAAATAATCTTTACCAAAATTACCAGCCCAACCTTAACCAGCTTAAAGAGGAGCTGACAAAATTTGATCAAAATACCTGGCATGATAATGCATACTTAAGCCTGTTGTCGGCATTACAAAAAATCAATCATGATAACACTGCTGGTTACCCGGTTTTTATGACAACTGACGCTTGGCGGAAAAAAACTTTAACTACCAGTCTCGGAGCCTGGGTTGATTTTCACAAAGAAATAAACTTTGAGCGGTCAGAAACAAAAGAAAGTGGCGGCTTGGGTTCTTACTTTCCATACGGCTATGTCGAACCGCAGGTGGCGTTTTATGGTGAATTGCTTAGCAACGTAAAAATGATTATTGAGGGTTTTAATACCTTGCAAATAATCTCACCCGTCAGCCGCTCATACGAACGGCTTAATAACTTAAAAATTACGCTTGAAAAGTTAGCCGACATTTCAAAAAAAGAATTAGAAAATACTTCGCTTGAACAGACTGATTACGAATTTATTAATAATTTCAACAAACATATCCGAACCTTTATTGGTGACGTCCGCAAAGAAAGCATCCAAAATACTCATACTCTCAGATTCCCGCTAGAAAATAATCGGCTCCTTGATCAAAAAAATAAAGGGCTTGATTATTTGATCGTCGCTTATCCGAATTCTACGGGGCAGTTGTTTTTCGCCATTGGTCCGGTGTATAGTTTCACCGAGGAAAAAAATGGCGGAGCCGCCTCAACTAATTGGCAAACCGACTATAAAATAAAGTAA
- a CDS encoding AAA family ATPase, whose amino-acid sequence MKPKIIIGLIGELAAGKGTITRYLKENHQAVSFRFSDPLRETLNIFDLDVSRENMQNISTMLRTNFGENILAKAIAKKVREGDDNFIVIDGVRRHTDLENLSDVPGFNLVYITADQKIRHDRYVKRNENVGDDKMTFADFQIKEQAEADRQIPEVAKSANYKINNDGSLEQLYQQIEDTIKKINEN is encoded by the coding sequence ATGAAGCCTAAAATAATTATCGGCCTCATTGGTGAATTGGCCGCTGGCAAAGGCACTATTACCCGCTACTTAAAAGAAAATCATCAGGCTGTTAGCTTTCGCTTTTCCGATCCCCTGCGCGAAACCTTAAATATTTTTGATCTTGATGTCTCGCGCGAAAACATGCAGAACATCTCAACGATGCTACGAACAAACTTCGGCGAAAATATTCTGGCTAAAGCCATTGCGAAAAAGGTTCGCGAAGGAGATGATAACTTCATTGTAATTGACGGCGTCAGGCGCCACACCGATCTAGAAAATTTAAGCGACGTACCGGGTTTTAATCTCGTATATATCACTGCCGATCAAAAAATTCGGCACGATCGCTATGTCAAACGAAACGAGAATGTTGGCGACGATAAAATGACTTTTGCCGATTTTCAAATCAAAGAACAGGCCGAAGCCGACCGACAGATTCCTGAAGTCGCCAAATCAGCCAACTATAAAATAAACAACGACGGTTCGCTAGAACAGCTATATCAGCAAATTGAAGATACCATTAAAAAAATAAATGAAAATTAA
- the gyrB gene encoding DNA topoisomerase (ATP-hydrolyzing) subunit B, whose amino-acid sequence MSPKNQAVAKSSKKNLTAGEGSYTSKQITVLEGLEPVRKRPGMYIGNTASEGLHHLIWEVVDNSIDEAMAGFANEIIVTLLPDRMVSVFDNGRGIPVDIHKTAKVSALEVVLTKLHAGGKFGDGGYKVSGGLHGVGVSVVNALSEYTRAEVQRDDKVWMQEYRRGKPVAKVKPIGKTKSTGTTITFKPDAEIFTVLDFNLNTILDHFRQQAYLTKGIKITVIDQRQPKQSDSYSFYFEGGIASYIKFLNHHVEPKHENVFYIEKEQDEIKVEIALQYSDQYNENISAFANNITNPEGGSHMAGFRTALTRSINNYARKQGLLKEKDENLSGEDSREGLTAIISIKIKNPQFEGQTKAKLGNAEVRPVVDAVMYDAFNTWLEEHPRDAESIVGKCILAQRARVAARAARETVLRKGALEGLTLPGKLADCSSRDASRSELYIVEGDSAGGSAKQGRNREFQAILPLRGKILNVEKARLDKLLANNEIKSLVIALGTNIGEQFDITKLRYDRIIMMTDADVDGSHIRTLLLTLFYRYFPELIKQGHLYIAQPPLYSVRKGKEVTWLYSDEDLENFRKQHKISDEDLAAPIETGEDNPETEEEVAAKAKSLSPAKFNIQRYKGLGEMNPDQLWETTMDPQTRIMKQVTIMDAAKADEVFDILMGSEVAPRKQFIHAHAKNVKNLDI is encoded by the coding sequence ATGTCTCCAAAAAATCAAGCTGTCGCAAAATCAAGCAAAAAAAATCTCACCGCTGGCGAAGGATCATATACTTCCAAACAAATTACTGTCCTTGAGGGCCTTGAGCCGGTGCGCAAACGACCAGGCATGTATATCGGTAACACTGCCTCTGAAGGGTTACATCACCTTATTTGGGAAGTCGTTGACAACTCCATTGACGAAGCCATGGCTGGTTTTGCCAATGAAATCATTGTTACTCTCCTGCCCGACCGCATGGTCTCGGTCTTTGACAACGGCCGCGGTATTCCGGTTGATATCCATAAAACTGCCAAAGTGTCCGCCCTGGAGGTTGTTTTGACCAAACTCCACGCTGGCGGTAAATTTGGCGACGGTGGATATAAAGTTTCCGGCGGCCTTCATGGTGTTGGTGTTTCGGTGGTTAACGCCCTGTCGGAATATACTCGAGCGGAAGTGCAGCGCGACGACAAAGTCTGGATGCAGGAGTACCGCCGCGGCAAGCCGGTTGCTAAAGTTAAACCAATCGGCAAGACCAAGAGTACCGGTACGACAATCACCTTTAAGCCGGATGCTGAAATATTCACTGTTTTAGATTTTAACTTAAACACTATCCTTGATCATTTCCGTCAGCAAGCGTATCTCACCAAAGGGATTAAAATTACAGTAATTGATCAGCGCCAACCCAAACAATCGGATTCATATTCATTCTATTTTGAGGGTGGTATCGCCTCATATATCAAATTCCTCAATCATCATGTTGAGCCAAAACATGAAAATGTTTTTTACATTGAAAAAGAACAAGATGAAATCAAAGTGGAAATTGCCCTGCAGTATAGCGATCAATATAACGAAAATATTTCCGCTTTTGCCAACAATATCACCAACCCGGAAGGTGGCTCACATATGGCGGGATTTCGAACCGCGCTCACCCGCAGTATTAATAACTACGCCCGCAAACAAGGACTGCTTAAAGAAAAAGATGAAAACTTAAGCGGTGAAGACTCACGCGAAGGCTTGACGGCGATTATTTCAATTAAAATTAAAAATCCGCAATTTGAAGGCCAAACCAAGGCTAAACTCGGCAACGCCGAAGTCAGGCCGGTGGTTGATGCCGTGATGTATGACGCCTTTAACACCTGGCTTGAAGAACATCCCCGCGACGCCGAAAGCATTGTCGGCAAATGTATTCTGGCTCAACGCGCCCGAGTTGCCGCCCGGGCCGCGCGCGAAACTGTGTTACGTAAAGGCGCTTTAGAAGGCTTAACCTTGCCCGGTAAACTCGCTGACTGCTCTTCGCGCGACGCCTCTAGATCAGAGCTCTATATCGTTGAGGGAGACTCCGCCGGCGGTTCGGCCAAACAAGGCCGCAACCGAGAGTTCCAGGCAATTTTGCCATTGCGCGGAAAAATTCTAAACGTTGAAAAGGCGCGACTTGATAAACTGCTTGCTAACAACGAAATTAAATCATTAGTTATTGCTCTTGGAACCAACATCGGCGAGCAATTTGATATCACTAAACTTCGCTATGACCGAATCATCATGATGACCGATGCTGATGTTGATGGTTCTCACATCCGAACCCTGCTTTTAACTTTGTTCTACCGCTATTTCCCGGAGTTAATAAAACAAGGCCATCTCTATATTGCCCAGCCGCCGCTTTATAGCGTGCGAAAAGGCAAAGAGGTTACCTGGCTTTATTCCGATGAGGACTTAGAAAATTTCCGCAAACAACACAAAATCAGTGACGAGGACTTAGCGGCACCGATTGAAACAGGAGAAGATAATCCAGAAACCGAAGAAGAGGTTGCCGCCAAGGCTAAATCTCTAAGCCCGGCCAAATTCAACATTCAGCGTTATAAAGGTTTGGGTGAAATGAATCCTGATCAGCTTTGGGAAACAACAATGGATCCACAGACCAGAATTATGAAGCAAGTGACTATTATGGATGCTGCCAAGGCTGATGAAGTCTTTGATATTTTGATGGGCTCTGAAGTCGCGCCACGCAAACAGTTTATCCACGCTCACGCCAAAAACGTCAAAAACCTGGATATCTAA
- the dut gene encoding dUTP diphosphatase, with the protein MKIKVKRLNPEAQLPSYAHPGDVGLDLYALENYQLLPGENKIFFLGFALEFPEGYAAIVKDKSSLPKNGKIHTMGGVYDAGYRGEYNVNLINLGDKPYLIEKGNKIAQLLIMPVVLAELETVDQLSETSRGEGRFGSTGK; encoded by the coding sequence ATGAAAATTAAAGTCAAAAGATTAAACCCAGAAGCTCAACTCCCCTCATATGCCCATCCCGGAGATGTCGGGCTTGATCTATATGCACTGGAAAATTATCAGCTGTTACCTGGGGAAAACAAGATCTTTTTCTTGGGCTTTGCCCTGGAGTTTCCTGAAGGCTACGCGGCGATTGTTAAGGATAAAAGCAGTCTGCCAAAGAACGGCAAAATTCACACCATGGGCGGCGTCTATGACGCCGGGTATCGGGGAGAATACAATGTCAACCTAATTAATCTAGGTGATAAACCATACTTAATTGAAAAAGGAAATAAAATTGCTCAATTACTAATTATGCCGGTTGTCTTAGCCGAACTGGAAACTGTTGACCAGTTAAGCGAAACTAGTCGCGGCGAGGGTCGGTTCGGATCAACCGGAAAATAA